Genomic DNA from Providencia sp. PROV188:
CATCAGAGCTGACCTCCCTACAACTTGAACAGCGTCTGGAAGAGCAAACCTACTTTACTGAAGGGGAAATTGATTACCTGCCTGATGAAGAAGGCGGCGGTTTCTTCTTTAGCTGTAAACGTGGCGAAGAAGAGTTACGTTTTTACGTTTCGCTTGTGGAGAGCGACCCGGAATACACCATCAACCCGTATTTCGCGACAGATCCTATTAGCCAAGAACTTTACACGCAGGCAAGCAATGCGCCACAGGCCGTGGTGGTTGAATGCCTATTCCAAGAAAAGCCTCTAGTGAGCTACTTACAGCAGCTTAAAATTATCCAAATTTTAGTACCTGATTTATTACTGGGCTTGGATATTTCTGCCGCAGGTAAAGTCTTTACCCGTGAATGGCTTAACTTCCAGCTGATCGACGATTTAATGCCAAGCATTGATTCCCTGTATGTGGTGCATGCCATTTACGATCACGATGAAAACTCCGAAGATTCAGCGCCGACCAAATATTGGTTCCATACTCATGGGTTAGCCCGTTGTGGTTTATCGGAAGCGGAAATTATCATTCCACACCCGATTGCGTCTTATTATGGGATCCCTGAGTTGTTCTGGAGCTTTGTGAACAACAGCATTACCAACGGAAAAATCGACTTTAATGAGCCGATTTTCATTGGGCAAACACAAACCGGCTATGAATATTTAGTGGCGGTACCTTTTGAAGAAGGTCTCCTTCATGTAGGAACTTCCACACCGATCGATAACTTAAAACCGCTGGAAGAGATGAACTTCGAGTTTGGCGATATGAGCTCTGAGCGTTTTATGGGGGATTGGCACGACCGTGACGAATCTCACCAGCATCCATCCGTAATGTTATTCCGTGTCACGCAAGAAAACCCAACATTGGAAAGCTTCTTTGAAGGGTTTGAAGACCAAAATGCAATGATGTTTATGCGCACTGATGAAGAAACGGCGGATATGTCCAGCAAAGCCAGACTACGTTGGGAATACTTCACTCACATGCTCGATAACTATGGTCCAAAGCCAGTCACACCGAAAAAAGGGCTATTTGCGAAGCTGCTCGGAAAATCGGAAGAAGAGGAAGAATCAGAGTGGCGCTTCTTAATTAAATGCGGCATTAGTTATCAAGATGAAGAGGGTGATGAAGGGCACGAACATATGTGGTTTGAGCCGTTGACATGGAACGGCGACCAGTTTGAAGGCCGTTTAATTAATCACCCATTCTATGTGGAAACCATGGAAGAGGGCGGTGTTTATCCGCTAACGCGTGACCATATCACGGATTGGACTATTTATTATCAGGACGGTAGCTATACTCCTGATACAATCTATAAACTTCTTAGTGGTGCTCAAGTGCATTAATCTATCTTGATTGACTAATGCGAATAGGGCACTGAATTCAGTGCCCTTTTTAATGAGTTAAATGTGACAATGACCCAACCTGAACTGTACCAATATGCCCTATTTTTACTTTCCAGACGCGATTATGGCAAAGCGGAGTTATTTGCCCGTATGAAGCGCCGTATGTATGAAAAAAATGAGGGGATTATCGATGAGCAGTTGATTGAAGGGGTGTTGGATAAACTGAGTGAGCAGCACTTTTTGGATGATGACCGTGTGGTATCACTGCTATTGCAAGGGTATTCGCGTAAAGGATATGGACCTTTACGGATCAAACAAGAAATGCGGCAAAAAGGATTTGCCGAGACATTAGTCGAACACCATTTTGCTGAGCTTGATGTCGACTGGTTTGAAAAGGCAGCAGAAGTACGCAGTAAAAAATTTGGGGATGAAATCCCAACTGACTTTAAAGAGAAGGGTAAACAAATTCGTTATCTGCAATACCGAGGTTTTTTTGGTGACATGATATTTGAGTTATTCTCGCGCTAATTTTTGCAGTTAATCTTACATTATTTATGATGGTCATTATGTAGATAATCACGCCATTTAATATCGCTTAAATTACTATTATTTGGCTTTAGTTTAAATGTTTAATGCCCCTGAATTTCATTTCTTTTGCTTAGTCAAAAAATAATATTTTTTTGACTTGTGTTTTTATCTATTTCTAGATTAAAAATATTGTCCACTATGATCATTATCAGTGTATTTCGCTTTTTTTTTAGGCAGAGTACCACCAATAATTACAAAATGAGACGGGCAGGAGAAACACATGATTGAGCTCTTAATAGGCGTATTGGTCGCCGTTGGAGTTGGGCGCTATATAATAAAGGGTTACTCTGCAACTGGGGTATTAATGACGGGGGGTATTTTACTCCTAATTATTACTGCGTTAATGGGTAAAAGCATTTTACCAGAATCAGTGAAAGCAACGGGATGGCGCGTTACTGATATTCTGGAATACATCAAGTTCTTATTAATGAGCCGAGGTGGTGACCTCGGTATGATGATCATGGTGCTGTGTGGGTTTGCGTCTTATATGACTCACATCGGTGCGAATGACGTGGTGGTGAAAATTGCCTCCAAGCCATTAAAAATGATCAACTCCCCATACTTATTGATGGTTGCGGCGTATATTGTTGCTTGCTTGATGTCACTGGCAGTTTCATCGGCAACAGGTTTAGGGGTGTTATTGATGGCAACCTTGTTCCCTGTGATGGTTAACGTCGGGATCAGCCGTGGCGCAGCGGCGGCTATCTGTGCATCACCGGCC
This window encodes:
- a CDS encoding regulatory protein RecX; translation: MTQPELYQYALFLLSRRDYGKAELFARMKRRMYEKNEGIIDEQLIEGVLDKLSEQHFLDDDRVVSLLLQGYSRKGYGPLRIKQEMRQKGFAETLVEHHFAELDVDWFEKAAEVRSKKFGDEIPTDFKEKGKQIRYLQYRGFFGDMIFELFSR
- a CDS encoding DUF4026 domain-containing protein encodes the protein MNNKQQYLDIAAGNGEKEASMMVAIPASELTSLQLEQRLEEQTYFTEGEIDYLPDEEGGGFFFSCKRGEEELRFYVSLVESDPEYTINPYFATDPISQELYTQASNAPQAVVVECLFQEKPLVSYLQQLKIIQILVPDLLLGLDISAAGKVFTREWLNFQLIDDLMPSIDSLYVVHAIYDHDENSEDSAPTKYWFHTHGLARCGLSEAEIIIPHPIASYYGIPELFWSFVNNSITNGKIDFNEPIFIGQTQTGYEYLVAVPFEEGLLHVGTSTPIDNLKPLEEMNFEFGDMSSERFMGDWHDRDESHQHPSVMLFRVTQENPTLESFFEGFEDQNAMMFMRTDEETADMSSKARLRWEYFTHMLDNYGPKPVTPKKGLFAKLLGKSEEEEESEWRFLIKCGISYQDEEGDEGHEHMWFEPLTWNGDQFEGRLINHPFYVETMEEGGVYPLTRDHITDWTIYYQDGSYTPDTIYKLLSGAQVH